One window of Myxocyprinus asiaticus isolate MX2 ecotype Aquarium Trade chromosome 4, UBuf_Myxa_2, whole genome shotgun sequence genomic DNA carries:
- the LOC127439981 gene encoding protein YIPF6-like isoform X2, whose amino-acid sequence MAEAEESSKPLFAGLSDISISDDIPVEGDISVPVGTHNTDDDLSTLDEPVKDTILRDLRAVGQKFVHVMYPKKSSALLRDWDLWGPLLLCVTLALMLQGGSTDSEEDGRPQFAEVFVIIWFGSVIITLNSKLLGGTISFFQSLCVLGYCILPLTVAMIVCRIVLLGGSGVFSFAVRLIVVTTSFGWSTFVIWGIQ is encoded by the exons ATGGCGGAAGCAGAGGAGTCCAGCAAGCCTTTG TTTGCAGGTTTGTCTGACATTTCAATCTCAGATGACATCCCAGTGGAGGGGGACATATCGGTGCCAGTGGGCACACATAATACAGATGATGATCTCTCGACTTTGGATGAGCCAGTCAAAGACACCATT CTGAGGGATTTGAGAGCCGTTGGGCAGAAGTTTGTCCATGTGATGTACCCCAAGAAAAGTTCTGCGTTACTCAGAGACT GGGACCTATGGGGacctctcctcctctgtgtcacccTGGCTTT aatgttgcagggtGGATCAACTGACAGCGAGGAAGATGGCAGGCCACAGTTTGCAGAGGTTTTTGTCATCATCTGGTTCGGTTCTGTAATCATCACCCTAAACTCCAAACTCTTAGGAGGAACTAT ATCATTCTTCCAGAGTCTGTGTGTGTTGGGATACTGTATTCTTCCTCTGACTGTGGCTATGATAGTTTGCCGCATTGTTCTGCTGGGGGGCTCAGGCGTCTTCAGTTTTGCTGTCCGTCTCATTGTTGTCACCACCTCCTTTGGCTGGTCAACATTTG TCATTTGGGGAATTCAGTGA
- the LOC127439981 gene encoding protein YIPF6-like isoform X1, producing MAEAEESSKPLFAGLSDISISDDIPVEGDISVPVGTHNTDDDLSTLDEPVKDTILRDLRAVGQKFVHVMYPKKSSALLRDWDLWGPLLLCVTLALMLQGGSTDSEEDGRPQFAEVFVIIWFGSVIITLNSKLLGGTISFFQSLCVLGYCILPLTVAMIVCRIVLLGGSGVFSFAVRLIVVTTSFGWSTFASTAFLADSQPVNRKALVVYPVFVFYFVIGWMVLTFSPSH from the exons ATGGCGGAAGCAGAGGAGTCCAGCAAGCCTTTG TTTGCAGGTTTGTCTGACATTTCAATCTCAGATGACATCCCAGTGGAGGGGGACATATCGGTGCCAGTGGGCACACATAATACAGATGATGATCTCTCGACTTTGGATGAGCCAGTCAAAGACACCATT CTGAGGGATTTGAGAGCCGTTGGGCAGAAGTTTGTCCATGTGATGTACCCCAAGAAAAGTTCTGCGTTACTCAGAGACT GGGACCTATGGGGacctctcctcctctgtgtcacccTGGCTTT aatgttgcagggtGGATCAACTGACAGCGAGGAAGATGGCAGGCCACAGTTTGCAGAGGTTTTTGTCATCATCTGGTTCGGTTCTGTAATCATCACCCTAAACTCCAAACTCTTAGGAGGAACTAT ATCATTCTTCCAGAGTCTGTGTGTGTTGGGATACTGTATTCTTCCTCTGACTGTGGCTATGATAGTTTGCCGCATTGTTCTGCTGGGGGGCTCAGGCGTCTTCAGTTTTGCTGTCCGTCTCATTGTTGTCACCACCTCCTTTGGCTGGTCAACATTTG CCTCCACAGCATTTCTTGCAGACAGTCAACCGGTCAACAGGAAAGCTCTGGTCGTGTATCCAGTGTTCGTGTTCTACTTTGTGATTGGTTGGATGGTCTTGACATTTTCGCCTTCTCATTAG